A single genomic interval of Labrus bergylta chromosome 18, fLabBer1.1, whole genome shotgun sequence harbors:
- the LOC109978845 gene encoding sodium/calcium exchanger 3-like, giving the protein MVDMSLQKALLLAEDVPERKMTSDEEEARRIAEMGKPVLGEHSKLEVIIEESYEFKSTVDKLIKKTNLALVVGTNSWRDQFMEAITVSADEDEDDTGEERLPSCFDYVMHFLTVFWKVLFACVPPTDYMNGWACFVISIAIIGLLTAVIGDLASHFGCTIGLKDSVTAVVFVALGTSIPGES; this is encoded by the exons ATGTTCCAGAGAGGAAGATGACATCAGATGAGGAGGAAGCCAGGCGCATCGCCGAGATGGGGAAACCGGTGCTGGGGGAACACTCCAAGCTGGAAGTCATTATCGAGGAATCATACGAGTTTAAG agCACAGTGGACAAGCTGATCAAGAAGACCAACCTGGCTCTGGTGGTGGGGACTAACTCGTGGAGAGACCAGTTCATGGAGGCCATCACAGTCAGTGCAG atgAGGACGAGGACGACACGGGGGAAGAGCGTCTGCCGTCCTGTTTCGACTACGTCATGCACTTCCTCACCGTCTTCTGGAAGGTCCTGTTTGCGTGCGTTCCCCCCACCGACTACATGAACGGCTGGGCGTGCTTCGTCATCTCCATCGCCATCATCGGCCTGCTCACTGCCGTCATCGGCGACCTGGCGTCTCACTTCGGCTGCACCATCGGCCTGAAGGACTCGGTGACTGCGGTGGTGTTTGTGGCGCTGGGTACCTCCATCCCAGGTGAGTCATGA